The sequence CGACCCGGTCGAGTCGGTGAACCGGCTCGCCGAACTGGGCGCGTACGGCGTGACGTTCCACGACGACGACCTGATCCCGTTCGGCTCCTCCGACGCCGAGCGCGACGGCCACATCAAGCGCTTCCGGCAGGCGCTGGACGCCACCGGCATGAAGGTGCCGATGGCCACCACCAACCTCTTCACCCACCCGGTCTTCAAGGACGGCGGCTTCACCTCCAACCTCCGCGAGGTGCGCCGCTTCGCGCTGCGCAAGGTGATCCGCAACATCGACCTGGCCGTGGAGCTGGGCGCCGAGACCTACGTCGCGTGGGGCGGCCGGGAGGGCGCGGAGTCCGGCGGCGCCAAGGACGTCCGGGTCGCGCTGGACCGGATGAAGGAAGCCTTCGACATCCTCGGCCAGTACGTCACCGAGCAGGGCTACAACCTGCGCTTCGCGGTGGAGCCGAAGCCGAACGAGCCGCGCGGCGACATCCTGCTGCCGACCGTCGGCCACGCGCTGGCGTTCATCAACTCGCTGGAGCGCCCCGACATCGTCGGCGTCAACCCCGAGGTCGGCCACGAGCAGATGGCCGGGCTCAACTTCCCGCACGGCATCGCCCAGGCGCTGTGGCACGGCAAGCTCTTCCACCTCGACCTCAACGGCCAGACCGGCATCAAGTACGACCAGGACCTGCGGTTCGGCGCCGGCGACCTGCGCTCGGCCTTCTGGCTGGTCGACCTGCTGGAGCGCGGCGGCTACGAGGGCCCGCGGCACTTCGACTTCAAGCCGCCGCGGACCGAGGACATGTCCGGTGTGTGGGCG comes from Streptomyces sp. NBC_00448 and encodes:
- the xylA gene encoding xylose isomerase, with translation MTSETNLTPTPADKFTFGLWTVGWQGRDPFGDATRAPLDPVESVNRLAELGAYGVTFHDDDLIPFGSSDAERDGHIKRFRQALDATGMKVPMATTNLFTHPVFKDGGFTSNLREVRRFALRKVIRNIDLAVELGAETYVAWGGREGAESGGAKDVRVALDRMKEAFDILGQYVTEQGYNLRFAVEPKPNEPRGDILLPTVGHALAFINSLERPDIVGVNPEVGHEQMAGLNFPHGIAQALWHGKLFHLDLNGQTGIKYDQDLRFGAGDLRSAFWLVDLLERGGYEGPRHFDFKPPRTEDMSGVWASAAGGMRNYLILKERAAAFRADPVVQEALRVSGLDELAQTTLGADESLADLLADRSAYEDFDADAVAERGMAFEALDQLAMDHLLGVR